A single genomic interval of Oscillospiraceae bacterium harbors:
- the rbsK gene encoding ribokinase has protein sequence MNNKITVIGSANADLVIHSEKMPLLGETLTGSDFQINAGGKGLNQAVAISKLGGNISFIGAVGNDSNGKFLLDELNKNNVCFEGISLDDESTGIAMITIVNSDNFIILNAGANYRLTPEIIEQNEHKIAESEFCVLQLEIPMETVEKVCEISKIHGTKVMLNPAPYKELSPSLLSNIDYLIANEHEAREITGIYPDNEENSVKAIKKLLSMGVKNIVITLGERGCVYNDGEEIKFHAAIPVKAVDTTSAGDCFIGAFVTKLSQGLSIDKAIEFASKASAITVSRQGASKSIPFASEIE, from the coding sequence ATGAATAATAAAATCACAGTTATAGGAAGCGCAAATGCCGACCTTGTTATCCATTCAGAAAAAATGCCCCTTTTAGGCGAAACTCTCACAGGCAGTGATTTTCAGATAAACGCAGGCGGAAAGGGACTAAATCAAGCGGTGGCAATATCTAAGCTTGGAGGAAACATTTCCTTTATAGGCGCAGTAGGAAACGATTCCAACGGAAAATTTTTGCTTGATGAGCTTAACAAAAATAACGTTTGCTTTGAAGGTATAAGCCTTGATGATGAATCTACAGGAATTGCTATGATAACAATAGTAAATTCCGATAATTTTATAATTTTGAACGCCGGCGCAAATTACAGGCTGACACCTGAAATTATAGAACAAAACGAGCACAAAATAGCAGAGAGCGAATTTTGTGTTCTTCAGCTTGAAATCCCTATGGAAACAGTTGAAAAGGTCTGTGAAATTTCAAAAATTCACGGCACAAAGGTAATGCTCAACCCTGCACCCTATAAAGAGCTGTCCCCATCATTACTTTCAAATATAGATTATCTTATAGCCAATGAACACGAAGCTCGTGAAATAACGGGAATTTACCCCGACAATGAGGAAAACTCTGTCAAAGCTATAAAAAAACTTCTTTCAATGGGAGTAAAAAATATCGTCATAACCTTAGGTGAACGGGGCTGTGTTTATAACGACGGCGAAGAAATTAAATTCCACGCGGCAATCCCCGTAAAAGCTGTTGACACTACCTCTGCAGGAGATTGCTTTATCGGAGCCTTTGTAACAAAGCTTTCCCAAGGCTTATCCATTGATAAAGCAATAGAATTTGCTTCAAAAGCATCAGCAATTACAGTAAGCCGTCAAGGCGCTTCAAAATCTATACCTTTCGCAAGTGAAATAGAATGA
- a CDS encoding LacI family transcriptional regulator, whose product MKKVTLDDIAKKLDISKSLVSRALSNKYGVSEEVKLLVKQTAYEMNYKGQQQIDFSGTVSNISSITVLLTKYDFGDANYYSKIIAGIENSAKQKNISLLISLIDSDEIITNFNNTNGIIIIGRVSYEQIIKIKESKLPTVLVDCCYYSSKDLDTVMADNFYGCYSAVNYAVSLGHKNIAFVGDPNYSTSFVERHRGFCEAVKDSTAPINPFYITEKYDDLQTPLCVSQLKKILSSDNRPSICVCANDSTATLVYKIAASLNINIPNELSVIGFDNIHKCDWLTPTLTTVYVPMSEIGRSAVILLIDRIQNFNAPARHLQVGTYIKIRKSSIRLSNDN is encoded by the coding sequence ATGAAAAAGGTTACATTAGATGATATTGCGAAAAAGTTAGACATTTCCAAATCCTTGGTTTCCCGAGCTTTATCAAACAAATACGGCGTCAGTGAAGAGGTAAAACTTCTCGTTAAGCAAACAGCCTATGAGATGAACTACAAGGGCCAACAACAGATAGATTTCTCCGGCACTGTTTCAAATATATCCTCAATCACAGTCTTATTGACTAAGTACGATTTCGGAGATGCCAACTATTATTCTAAAATAATAGCGGGAATAGAAAACAGCGCAAAGCAAAAAAATATTTCTCTTTTGATATCCCTTATCGACAGCGACGAGATAATAACCAACTTCAACAACACAAACGGAATTATCATAATCGGAAGAGTTTCATATGAGCAAATAATTAAAATCAAAGAAAGCAAGCTTCCCACAGTCCTCGTAGATTGTTGCTATTACTCTTCAAAAGACTTGGATACTGTTATGGCCGACAATTTCTACGGATGTTACAGTGCTGTCAATTACGCTGTAAGCTTAGGGCATAAAAATATTGCCTTTGTTGGAGATCCGAATTATTCAACCAGCTTTGTCGAAAGACATCGTGGCTTTTGCGAGGCTGTAAAAGATTCCACCGCCCCAATCAATCCTTTTTATATCACCGAAAAATATGACGATTTACAAACACCCCTATGTGTTTCTCAGCTAAAAAAGATCCTGTCTTCTGACAACAGACCCTCCATATGTGTTTGTGCAAACGACTCAACAGCGACTTTGGTTTATAAAATTGCCGCTTCACTGAATATAAATATTCCGAACGAGCTTTCAGTAATAGGCTTTGATAACATTCATAAATGCGATTGGCTGACACCAACCTTAACAACTGTCTATGTGCCTATGAGTGAAATTGGAAGAAGTGCCGTAATTTTACTTATAGACAGAATCCAAAACTTTAATGCTCCTGCCCGTCATTTACAGGTGGGTACATATATTAAGATAAGAAAATCCTCAATCAGATTATCAAACGACAATTAA